A region from the Thermodesulfobacteriota bacterium genome encodes:
- a CDS encoding ATP-binding protein, giving the protein MLSYLSSAFVRPQGAVLARRLSESRRFIIVVAGPRQVGKTTLVRQIVEAAQRPGRQVSADEPYLRGASWLDQQWQLARLEARAAGEGGAVLVVDEVQKVAGWSEAVKRLWDEDTASGLPLRVILLGSAPLLVQQGLTESLAGRFEILRLPHWSFPEMEAAFGWTLDQYLFHGGYPGAAPLVDEPRRWARYVLDSLVETTIARDVLLLTRVDKPALLRRLFELSCRYSGQILSYTKMLGQLQDAGNTVTLAHYLHLLAGAGMVTGLQKYAPRALRQRASSPKLQVLNNALLTAPSGLTLDQARSDPQFWGRLVESAVGAHLANAAATGDCELFYWRERSHEVDFVVRSAGRLAGIEVKSGRVRDALPGLTAFQQACQPRLQLLVGGDGLALQTFLSQPPAAWLAG; this is encoded by the coding sequence ATGCTGAGTTATTTGTCGAGCGCCTTTGTCCGACCACAGGGCGCCGTACTGGCCCGGCGCCTGTCGGAGTCGCGGCGGTTCATCATTGTGGTGGCCGGTCCCCGGCAGGTGGGTAAGACCACCCTGGTGCGCCAGATCGTCGAAGCCGCGCAGCGGCCTGGCCGTCAGGTCAGTGCCGATGAGCCGTATCTCCGAGGGGCGAGCTGGCTTGATCAGCAGTGGCAGTTGGCACGCCTGGAGGCGCGAGCAGCGGGGGAAGGCGGGGCAGTCCTGGTCGTCGACGAGGTGCAAAAGGTTGCGGGCTGGTCCGAGGCGGTTAAACGGCTGTGGGATGAGGATACCGCGAGCGGCTTACCCCTTAGGGTCATCCTCCTGGGCTCGGCGCCGCTCCTGGTTCAGCAGGGTCTCACGGAGAGCCTGGCCGGCCGCTTCGAGATCCTGCGTCTGCCGCACTGGTCCTTCCCGGAGATGGAGGCCGCCTTTGGCTGGACTCTGGACCAGTACCTGTTCCACGGCGGCTATCCGGGGGCCGCGCCCCTGGTGGACGAGCCCCGGCGCTGGGCCCGCTACGTCCTGGACTCCCTGGTGGAGACCACCATCGCCCGGGATGTCCTTCTCCTCACCCGGGTGGACAAACCGGCCTTGCTGCGCCGGCTCTTTGAGCTGAGCTGCCGATATTCGGGTCAGATCCTGTCCTACACCAAGATGCTGGGCCAGCTCCAGGATGCCGGCAACACCGTCACCCTGGCCCACTACCTGCATCTGCTGGCCGGCGCCGGTATGGTGACCGGACTTCAGAAATATGCTCCCCGGGCCTTACGGCAGCGGGCCTCCAGCCCCAAGCTCCAGGTCTTGAACAACGCCCTCCTCACCGCCCCAAGCGGACTGACCCTGGACCAGGCCCGCTCCGATCCCCAGTTCTGGGGGCGGCTGGTGGAATCGGCGGTGGGCGCCCACCTGGCCAACGCCGCGGCCACCGGCGACTGCGAGCTCTTCTACTGGCGGGAGCGGAGTCACGAGGTGGATTTCGTGGTCCGATCCGCCGGCCGTCTGGCCGGTATCGAGGTGAAGAGCGGCCGCGTCCGGGATGCCTTGCCAGGGCTGACCGCCTTTCAACAGGCATGCCAGCCTCGGCTGCAGCTCCTGGTGGGCGGCGACGGCCTCGCCCTGCAGACCTTCCTCTCCCAGCCGCCTGCCGCATGGCTGGCCGGCTGA
- a CDS encoding endonuclease III domain-containing protein — protein MASQLLALHDRLLAHFGPQGWWPGETPFEVMVGAVLTQNTSWANVSRAIAALRDHDLLSLPALAAMPVAELAGWIRPAGYFNQKALRLKGLIAAINQEYGGDLAALFATGTPELRAWLLARKGIGPETADSILLYAAGKPVFVVDAYTHRILSRHRLTPEESSYHELQELFMDGLPEDVALFNEFHALLVACGKDFCRKSRPRCDGCPLQGWPE, from the coding sequence GTGGCCAGCCAGCTCCTCGCTCTCCACGACCGCCTGCTGGCCCACTTCGGCCCCCAGGGCTGGTGGCCCGGTGAGACCCCCTTCGAGGTGATGGTGGGCGCGGTCCTCACCCAGAACACCAGCTGGGCCAACGTCAGCCGCGCCATCGCCGCCCTGCGCGACCACGACCTTCTCTCCCTGCCCGCCCTGGCCGCCATGCCGGTGGCCGAGCTGGCCGGCTGGATCCGGCCCGCCGGCTACTTCAACCAGAAGGCCCTGCGCCTCAAGGGCCTCATCGCTGCCATCAACCAGGAGTATGGCGGCGACCTGGCGGCGCTTTTTGCCACCGGCACCCCGGAGCTGCGGGCCTGGCTCCTGGCCCGGAAGGGCATCGGCCCGGAGACCGCCGACAGCATCCTCCTGTACGCTGCCGGCAAGCCGGTCTTCGTGGTGGACGCCTACACCCACCGGATCCTCAGCCGCCACCGCCTCACTCCTGAGGAGTCGTCCTACCACGAGCTCCAGGAGCTGTTCATGGACGGCCTGCCCGAGGACGTCGCCCTGTTCAACGAGTTCCACGCCCTCCTGGTGGCCTGCGGCAAGGACTTCTGCCGCAAGAGCCGCCCCCGCTGCGACGGGTGCCCTTTGCAGGGCTGGCCGGAGTGA
- the thiC gene encoding phosphomethylpyrimidine synthase ThiC, with product MSIREDARKGIRTPLFETCARNEGVDPELLMARVAKGVVAIPRNRHHDFERIMAIGQGVSTKINANIGASKDHPELEAELAKLCVALRAGADTVMDLSMGERVDEIRQAILERCPVPLGTVPIYQAVAETVEQERGDIAGLSVDRLFATIEKQAAGGVDFMTLHCGITRATLVRLRGHERIMGVVSRGGSFLIEWMVANNRENPLFEHFDDLLAILREHEVTLSLGDGIRPGCLADATDRGQIEELVHLGELTQRAWEAGVQVIIEGPGHMPMDQIAANVLLQKRLCHGAPFYVLGPLVTDIAPGYDHITGAIGGAIAAAAGADYLCYVTPAEHLKLPGVDDVREGVIASRIAAHAADIAKGLPGALERDEAMARCRSQLDWKGQIEQSLDPEKARFFREEGGSYSGATCTMCGPYCAIKIYRRSARAAGATGG from the coding sequence ATGTCCATCCGCGAAGACGCCAGAAAGGGCATCCGCACCCCCCTTTTCGAGACCTGCGCCAGGAATGAAGGTGTCGACCCGGAGCTGCTGATGGCCCGGGTGGCCAAAGGTGTGGTGGCCATCCCCAGGAACCGTCACCATGACTTCGAGCGGATCATGGCCATCGGCCAGGGGGTGTCCACCAAGATCAACGCCAACATCGGCGCCTCCAAGGACCACCCGGAGCTGGAGGCCGAGCTGGCCAAGCTGTGTGTCGCTCTCCGGGCCGGTGCCGACACGGTGATGGATCTGTCCATGGGGGAGAGGGTGGACGAGATCCGGCAGGCGATCCTGGAGCGCTGCCCGGTGCCCCTGGGCACGGTGCCCATCTACCAGGCGGTAGCCGAGACGGTGGAGCAGGAGCGGGGCGATATCGCCGGCCTCAGCGTCGACCGGCTCTTTGCCACCATCGAGAAGCAGGCCGCCGGCGGGGTCGATTTCATGACCCTGCACTGTGGCATCACCCGGGCCACCCTGGTCAGGCTCCGGGGCCACGAGCGGATCATGGGCGTGGTCAGCCGGGGCGGCTCGTTTCTCATCGAGTGGATGGTGGCCAACAACCGGGAGAACCCCCTGTTCGAGCATTTCGACGACCTCCTGGCCATCCTCCGGGAGCACGAGGTGACCTTGAGCCTGGGCGACGGCATCCGGCCGGGTTGTCTGGCCGACGCCACCGACCGGGGCCAGATCGAGGAACTGGTGCACCTGGGCGAGCTGACCCAACGGGCCTGGGAGGCCGGGGTGCAGGTGATCATCGAGGGGCCCGGCCACATGCCCATGGACCAGATCGCCGCCAACGTGCTCCTGCAAAAAAGGCTCTGCCACGGCGCTCCCTTCTACGTCCTGGGCCCCCTGGTCACCGACATCGCCCCGGGCTACGACCACATCACCGGCGCCATTGGCGGCGCCATCGCCGCTGCGGCCGGCGCCGACTACCTGTGCTACGTCACCCCGGCCGAGCACCTCAAGCTGCCGGGGGTGGATGATGTCCGGGAGGGGGTGATCGCCTCCAGGATCGCCGCCCACGCCGCCGACATCGCCAAGGGCCTGCCCGGTGCCCTGGAGCGGGACGAGGCCATGGCCCGCTGCCGCAGCCAGCTGGACTGGAAGGGCCAGATCGAGCAGTCCTTGGATCCGGAGAAGGCCCGCTTCTTCCGCGAGGAAGGGGGCTCCTACTCCGGTGCCACCTGCACCATGTGCGGTCCCTACTGCGCCATCAAGATCTACCGGCGCTCCGCCCGGGCGGCCGGGGCGACGGGGGGGTGA
- a CDS encoding YhcH/YjgK/YiaL family protein: MVIDGIGRAALYSGLSPWIWRGLELLQHTDLAALPEGRQAIDGELLYLAVHRYRTRPRQEGIWEAHRRYIDLQAVAWGVEAVGWAPLERLQAGEYDPARDFLPLTGDGDFLTLAAGQFLLLFPDDGHMPGLAVAEPVEVKKVVVKIAVP, encoded by the coding sequence ATGGTCATCGATGGCATTGGCCGGGCTGCCCTGTACAGTGGGCTGTCGCCGTGGATTTGGCGCGGTCTTGAGCTGTTGCAGCACACCGACCTGGCGGCCCTGCCGGAGGGGCGGCAGGCCATCGACGGCGAGCTGCTCTATCTGGCGGTGCACCGCTACCGCACCCGGCCCCGGCAGGAGGGGATCTGGGAGGCGCACCGCCGCTACATCGATCTGCAGGCGGTGGCCTGGGGCGTCGAGGCGGTGGGCTGGGCGCCGTTGGAGCGGCTGCAGGCCGGGGAGTATGATCCGGCCCGGGATTTCCTGCCCCTGACCGGCGACGGCGATTTCCTCACCCTGGCTGCCGGGCAGTTCCTGCTCCTGTTCCCGGACGACGGCCACATGCCCGGCCTTGCTGTCGCCGAGCCGGTGGAGGTCAAGAAGGTGGTGGTGAAGATCGCCGTTCCTTGA
- a CDS encoding addiction module toxin, HicA family, with protein MRHGGNHDWYQNPATKVSQPVPRHSEIKDTLAKHIAKMLKERR; from the coding sequence ATCCGTCACGGCGGGAACCATGATTGGTATCAAAACCCCGCAACCAAAGTGAGCCAGCCAGTTCCGCGACACAGCGAGATCAAAGACACCCTGGCGAAACACATCGCAAAGATGCTGAAGGAGAGACGGTGA
- a CDS encoding type II toxin-antitoxin system HicB family antitoxin, producing METKKFIYYQEEDMFVGWLEEYPDYRTQGETLEELQDNLIDIYRDLTSGQIPYVHKVGELRVA from the coding sequence ATGGAAACCAAGAAGTTCATCTACTATCAGGAAGAAGATATGTTCGTCGGTTGGCTGGAAGAGTATCCGGACTACCGGACACAAGGGGAAACCCTAGAGGAGCTGCAAGACAATCTGATAGACATCTATAGAGACCTGACGTCCGGTCAGATTCCATATGTTCACAAGGTAGGCGAGTTGAGAGTCGCATGA
- a CDS encoding ATPase, T2SS/T4P/T4SS family, producing MLPAVIYPNTEKLGAILIRHGKLQENQLERALAHQASVPRRLGEILISLGFISEDDLLAALAEQLHLPVYEAGPEDAFLPLPVSQLFLREHPFALFRRGEETILVLSDPLDSDVISAAEVLARQPFTLQLLPEPALVKVVDEGYGVSLHELEEAGYTASESDIDRLKDMASEAPVIKYVNNLIDAAINRRASDIHMEPFEDGLLIRLRIDGILYDYEIPPLAMQPAIISRTKLLAGLDIAERRLPQDGKISLRISGREVDLRVATVPTVWGEGVVIRILEKGSIILQMSSLGMGPGIETEFRRLIAAPHGIILVTGPTGSGKTTTLYCALNHINSGDNKIITIEDPVEYQLKGINQIQVRPEIGLTFAKGLRSIVRQDPDVIMIGEIRDLETAEIAVQSSLTGHLVFSTLHTNDATSAVMRMMDLGIESFLISSSLLGVLAQRLVRRICPHCARDRGLASDLLGGMPEGGDFVIREGAGCPRCSKTGYSGRVGLYELLTISDALRRGISKGADLVALMDIALASGFKTMFHDGMAKVREGLTSYAEVVRVTQAEAYGTV from the coding sequence TTGCTCCCTGCCGTCATCTATCCCAACACCGAGAAGCTCGGCGCCATCCTCATCCGTCATGGCAAGCTCCAGGAGAACCAGTTGGAGCGGGCCCTGGCCCACCAGGCGTCGGTGCCCCGCCGGCTGGGGGAGATCCTCATCTCCCTGGGCTTCATCAGCGAGGACGACCTCCTGGCCGCCCTGGCCGAGCAGCTGCACCTGCCGGTCTACGAGGCCGGTCCCGAGGACGCCTTCCTGCCGCTGCCGGTGTCCCAGCTCTTCCTGCGGGAGCATCCCTTTGCCCTCTTCCGCCGCGGTGAGGAGACCATCCTCGTCCTGTCCGATCCCCTGGACAGTGACGTGATCTCGGCTGCCGAGGTCCTGGCGCGCCAGCCCTTCACCCTGCAACTCCTCCCGGAGCCGGCCCTGGTCAAGGTGGTGGACGAGGGCTACGGCGTCTCCCTGCATGAGCTGGAGGAGGCCGGCTACACCGCCTCGGAATCGGATATCGACCGCCTGAAGGACATGGCCTCCGAGGCGCCGGTGATCAAATACGTCAACAATCTGATCGATGCGGCCATCAACCGCCGGGCCAGTGACATCCACATGGAGCCCTTCGAGGACGGGCTCCTCATCCGGCTGCGCATCGACGGCATCCTCTATGATTACGAGATCCCGCCCCTGGCCATGCAGCCGGCCATCATCTCCCGGACCAAGCTCCTGGCCGGCCTGGACATCGCCGAGCGCCGCCTGCCCCAGGACGGCAAGATCTCGCTGCGGATCTCCGGCCGGGAGGTGGATCTGCGGGTGGCCACCGTGCCCACGGTCTGGGGCGAGGGCGTGGTGATCCGGATCCTGGAAAAGGGCTCCATCATCCTGCAGATGAGCTCTTTGGGCATGGGACCGGGCATCGAGACCGAGTTCCGGCGCCTCATCGCCGCCCCCCACGGCATCATCCTGGTCACCGGCCCCACCGGCTCCGGCAAGACCACCACCCTCTACTGCGCCCTCAACCACATCAACTCCGGGGACAACAAGATCATCACCATCGAGGATCCGGTGGAGTACCAGCTCAAGGGCATCAACCAGATCCAGGTGCGGCCGGAGATCGGGCTGACCTTTGCCAAGGGCCTGCGCTCCATCGTGCGCCAGGACCCGGACGTGATCATGATCGGCGAGATCCGCGACCTGGAGACCGCCGAGATCGCGGTCCAGTCCTCCCTCACCGGGCATCTCGTCTTCAGCACCCTGCACACCAACGACGCCACCTCGGCGGTGATGCGGATGATGGACCTCGGCATCGAGAGCTTTCTCATCTCCTCCTCCCTGCTGGGGGTGCTGGCCCAGCGGCTGGTGCGGCGCATCTGCCCCCACTGCGCCCGGGACCGGGGCCTGGCCTCGGATCTTCTGGGTGGCATGCCGGAAGGCGGCGACTTCGTGATCCGGGAAGGGGCCGGCTGTCCCCGCTGCTCCAAGACCGGCTACTCCGGCCGGGTGGGCCTCTACGAGCTGCTGACCATCAGCGACGCCTTGCGCCGGGGCATCTCCAAGGGGGCGGATCTGGTGGCCCTCATGGACATCGCCCTGGCCAGCGGCTTCAAGACCATGTTCCATGACGGCATGGCCAAGGTCCGGGAGGGCCTCACCAGCTACGCCGAGGTGGTGCGGGTCACCCAGGCCGAGGCCTATGGCACTGTTTAG
- a CDS encoding AAA family ATPase yields the protein MYLSKVILKNIRGFRELSFDLRRDDGGYAGWTVFTGNNGSGKSSLLKAIALGLVGRDTARALQPTFRRWLHEGADEEASIQLEIVRSVEDDALSVGGKAPGASFPARLVLRNGAKEPSLEASVPAGKTSRYVTPHRTIWSADARGWFSCGYGPFRRIFGASPEATRQMVAPTTERFVTMFQEAASLAEVDQWLRSLKHKTLESRTAERQQLALLLRILRDDLLPNRIRVRRVDSDGLWLRDRNGIQLPWGEMSDGYRAALALLADIIRHLITAYGVEGLARQEADGRLRIQRSGVVLIDEVDAHLHPEWQRRIGFWLKERFPKIQFLVTTHSPIICQAADSNGLFVLPEPGGSDAPRPLTREEYQRVISSRPDTILLTPAFGLRNTRSPRAVDGRAEYAKLNSKKRAGGKLTPAEQDKIRQLALFAENEEEL from the coding sequence ATGTACCTCAGCAAGGTGATCCTCAAGAACATCCGGGGCTTTCGCGAGCTGAGCTTCGATCTCAGACGGGACGATGGCGGCTACGCCGGTTGGACCGTGTTCACCGGCAACAACGGCTCCGGCAAGAGCTCCTTGCTGAAGGCGATTGCCTTGGGCCTCGTGGGCCGGGACACCGCCCGGGCCCTGCAACCCACCTTCCGCCGTTGGCTTCACGAGGGCGCCGACGAAGAGGCGTCCATCCAGCTGGAGATCGTCCGCTCGGTGGAGGATGACGCCCTGTCTGTGGGTGGCAAGGCTCCTGGCGCCAGCTTTCCGGCCCGGCTGGTGCTCCGTAACGGTGCCAAGGAGCCCAGCCTGGAGGCCTCAGTGCCGGCCGGCAAGACGAGTCGCTATGTCACCCCCCACCGGACCATCTGGTCCGCCGATGCCAGGGGCTGGTTCTCCTGTGGCTACGGTCCGTTCCGCCGCATCTTCGGAGCGTCCCCCGAAGCGACCCGACAGATGGTGGCGCCCACCACCGAACGGTTTGTGACCATGTTCCAGGAGGCGGCCTCCCTGGCCGAGGTCGACCAGTGGCTGCGTAGCCTCAAGCACAAGACCCTGGAAAGCCGGACCGCAGAACGGCAACAGCTGGCTCTCCTGCTCCGGATCCTCCGAGACGATCTCCTGCCCAACCGAATCCGGGTGCGGCGCGTGGATTCGGATGGGCTGTGGCTCCGGGACCGCAACGGCATCCAACTCCCCTGGGGTGAAATGAGCGACGGTTACCGGGCGGCGTTGGCTCTTCTGGCGGACATCATCCGCCATCTGATCACCGCTTATGGAGTCGAAGGCCTGGCCCGCCAGGAGGCAGACGGTCGCTTGCGGATCCAGCGCAGCGGCGTCGTGCTCATCGATGAGGTGGATGCTCACCTGCATCCGGAATGGCAGCGGCGGATCGGTTTTTGGCTCAAGGAGCGTTTCCCGAAGATCCAGTTCCTGGTCACCACCCACAGCCCGATCATCTGCCAGGCGGCCGATTCCAATGGCCTCTTTGTTCTGCCCGAGCCGGGTGGCAGCGACGCGCCGCGGCCCCTGACCAGGGAGGAGTACCAGCGGGTGATCTCCTCCCGGCCTGACACAATTCTTCTGACCCCTGCCTTCGGCCTGCGGAACACCCGCTCGCCACGGGCGGTGGACGGACGTGCAGAGTATGCAAAGCTGAACAGCAAGAAGCGGGCCGGCGGCAAGCTGACCCCGGCCGAGCAGGACAAGATCCGGCAGCTGGCGCTGTTCGCCGAAAACGAAGAGGAGCTGTGA
- a CDS encoding type II secretion system F family protein, whose amino-acid sequence MALFSYQALDGSNQVREGVIEETDKGAVAGRLMRQGLRPLKIDTFREPKARGLGLPRLRPERLDKTDIEFFTKQVSLLLNAGLSLDAALRIIKQHSGKQVFKDFAGGLEKRLKEGKSFSEALADYPKLFSSMYVNIVRAGEEGGILPQMLLKISEYQATFQELKQFIISAAIYPALLLVAGGAAVIILVTGILPRFQVLFEGSGKMLPAHVEALMAVSGWLSNHLLLAFLGLAAVPAALILHARTPDGKVFYDRLVIRLPLLAEVVRELETTRIFHTLEVLVNNGVHLAVALKISAGVAGNLEFKRLLNRATEALKEGQQVGQKLKAEHLLPDLAADLLSVGEESGRVGHVCAQIAAHYERELKIRIKRVIALIEPALILLIALVVGVIVISMLSVILSINEIAV is encoded by the coding sequence ATGGCACTGTTTAGCTACCAGGCCCTGGACGGCTCCAACCAAGTCCGGGAAGGGGTGATCGAGGAGACGGACAAGGGCGCCGTGGCCGGCCGGCTCATGCGCCAGGGACTCCGGCCCCTCAAGATCGACACCTTCCGGGAGCCCAAGGCCCGGGGCCTGGGCCTGCCCCGCCTCCGGCCCGAGCGGCTGGACAAGACCGACATCGAATTTTTTACCAAGCAGGTCTCCCTGCTCCTCAATGCCGGGCTGTCCCTGGACGCGGCCTTGCGGATCATCAAGCAGCACTCGGGCAAGCAGGTCTTCAAAGACTTTGCCGGCGGCCTGGAAAAGAGGCTCAAGGAGGGCAAGTCCTTTTCCGAGGCCCTGGCCGACTACCCGAAGCTCTTCTCGTCCATGTATGTCAACATCGTCCGGGCCGGCGAGGAAGGCGGCATCCTGCCCCAGATGCTTCTCAAGATCTCCGAGTACCAGGCCACCTTCCAGGAGCTCAAGCAGTTCATCATCTCGGCCGCCATCTACCCGGCGCTCCTTCTGGTGGCCGGCGGTGCGGCGGTGATCATCCTGGTCACCGGCATCCTGCCCCGCTTCCAGGTCCTGTTCGAAGGGAGCGGCAAGATGCTGCCGGCCCACGTCGAGGCCCTGATGGCGGTGTCGGGCTGGCTGTCCAACCACCTCCTGCTGGCCTTCCTCGGCCTGGCTGCGGTGCCGGCGGCCCTCATCCTCCACGCCCGCACCCCGGACGGCAAGGTGTTCTACGACCGGCTGGTGATCCGCCTGCCGCTCCTGGCGGAGGTGGTGCGGGAGCTGGAGACCACCCGCATCTTCCACACCCTGGAGGTGCTGGTGAACAACGGCGTCCACCTGGCGGTGGCCCTCAAGATCTCGGCCGGGGTGGCCGGCAACCTGGAGTTCAAGCGCCTCTTGAACCGGGCCACCGAGGCCCTGAAGGAGGGCCAGCAGGTGGGCCAGAAGCTCAAAGCCGAGCACCTGTTGCCGGATCTGGCCGCCGATCTCCTGTCGGTGGGCGAGGAGTCGGGGCGGGTGGGCCATGTCTGCGCCCAGATCGCCGCCCACTACGAGCGGGAGCTCAAGATCCGTATCAAACGGGTCATCGCCCTCATCGAGCCGGCCCTGATTCTGCTCATTGCCCTGGTGGTGGGGGTGATTGTCATCTCCATGCTGTCGGTCATCCTGTCCATCAACGAGATCGCGGTTTAG
- a CDS encoding prepilin-type N-terminal cleavage/methylation domain-containing protein, protein MPGSPCPGPCRRGGFTLLEVLVAMLLVAMIAAMVYSVLNVSIGFADKGQDAILAMDREYAFLDLVQGQVNAAWLDDKERRIRLEEHDGMIMLVTRRPFLYPEAGVVLALYLVDQEAGVVWYLEKRDFYNIDYDQDYRPDADALIPLYRPGQALEMTVPEDDEEQAPSLIVAFADREYTFRPRCGGALHQARPPRP, encoded by the coding sequence ATGCCCGGCTCCCCCTGCCCAGGGCCTTGTCGCCGCGGCGGCTTCACCCTCCTGGAGGTGCTGGTGGCCATGCTGCTGGTGGCGATGATCGCCGCCATGGTCTACTCGGTCCTCAATGTCAGCATCGGCTTTGCCGACAAGGGCCAGGACGCCATCCTGGCCATGGACCGGGAGTATGCCTTCCTGGACCTGGTGCAGGGCCAGGTCAACGCCGCCTGGCTGGACGACAAGGAGCGGCGGATCCGCCTGGAGGAGCATGACGGCATGATCATGCTGGTCACCCGGCGCCCCTTCCTCTATCCGGAGGCCGGGGTGGTGCTGGCGCTCTACCTGGTCGATCAGGAGGCGGGAGTGGTCTGGTATCTGGAGAAGCGGGACTTCTACAACATCGATTACGACCAGGATTACCGGCCCGATGCCGATGCGCTCATCCCCCTGTACCGGCCAGGTCAGGCCCTGGAGATGACCGTGCCCGAGGACGACGAGGAGCAGGCGCCCAGCCTCATCGTCGCCTTCGCCGACCGGGAGTATACCTTCCGGCCCCGCTGCGGTGGTGCCCTCCACCAGGCCCGGCCGCCGCGACCGTGA
- a CDS encoding type II secretion system protein, which translates to MIPRQPPLPRTVPARKHAKAAGFTLLEVLVAVVILGLAYVAILQSFSLALRNIDRLRERRAFYLTELLAFEEELAAREQEETLEDLPAGEILTEGQIYNLVLITSEDGTFVTARLEKRQ; encoded by the coding sequence ATGATCCCCCGCCAGCCACCGCTCCCCCGAACCGTGCCGGCCAGGAAGCACGCCAAGGCCGCCGGCTTCACCCTCCTCGAGGTGCTGGTGGCGGTCGTCATCCTGGGCCTGGCCTATGTGGCGATCCTGCAGTCCTTCTCCCTGGCCCTGCGCAACATCGACCGGCTCCGGGAGCGGCGTGCCTTCTATCTGACCGAGCTGTTGGCCTTCGAAGAGGAGCTGGCGGCCCGGGAGCAGGAAGAAACGCTGGAGGACCTGCCCGCAGGCGAGATCCTCACCGAGGGGCAGATCTACAACCTGGTGCTGATCACCAGTGAGGATGGCACCTTTGTCACCGCCCGCCTGGAAAAACGGCAGTAG